A region from the Paenibacillus humicola genome encodes:
- the atpE gene encoding F0F1 ATP synthase subunit C has translation MDFAIAMGIVFGLAAIGSGIGMGLIVGRTIEGSARQPELRGSLMGLMFLGVGLVDALPIIAVVIGFMLMGKALA, from the coding sequence ATGGATTTTGCAATCGCTATGGGTATCGTATTCGGCTTGGCGGCAATCGGTTCCGGTATTGGCATGGGCTTGATTGTCGGCCGTACGATTGAAGGCAGCGCGCGTCAGCCTGAACTGCGCGGCAGCTTGATGGGTCTTATGTTCCTTGGTGTCGGTTTGGTCGACGCACTGCCGATTATCGCAGTCGTCATTGGATTCATGCTGATGGGTAAAGCTTTGGCTTAG
- a CDS encoding AtpZ/AtpI family protein, whose protein sequence is MGKATGPWKAVGLVGLIGADLAFTTVGGFLVGRAIDRAAGTEPAFLIVGVLVGLGVGIYSITKLVKPFLGDG, encoded by the coding sequence TTGGGAAAAGCAACAGGACCTTGGAAAGCCGTGGGTTTGGTCGGTTTGATCGGCGCGGATCTTGCTTTCACGACCGTCGGAGGGTTTTTGGTGGGCCGGGCGATAGACCGGGCTGCCGGTACGGAACCCGCATTTCTGATTGTCGGCGTGCTGGTTGGACTCGGAGTTGGGATTTATTCGATCACGAAGCTGGTCAAGCCTTTTCTTGGGGATGGTTAA
- a CDS encoding ATP synthase subunit I, producing MGWMLYPSGRVYFAGYGLGLFFSLLNGLITMQKTIKTGEYAQGLIKRRPGIGTLQRFLLAGFAGYVAMKFPGLFHWAAVIVGLTTVTMISLVIALVYHYRQKKSVERGER from the coding sequence TTGGGCTGGATGCTGTATCCTTCAGGCCGCGTTTACTTTGCGGGATACGGGCTGGGACTGTTTTTCAGCCTGTTGAACGGACTGATCACGATGCAAAAGACGATCAAGACCGGCGAATATGCGCAGGGTCTGATCAAAAGGCGGCCGGGCATCGGCACGCTGCAGCGTTTTTTGCTCGCGGGATTTGCCGGATACGTCGCCATGAAATTTCCGGGGTTGTTCCATTGGGCGGCTGTCATTGTAGGGCTCACTACGGTGACTATGATTTCGCTGGTCATTGCGCTGGTCTATCATTACCGACAGAAAAAATCCGTGGAAAGGGGTGAAAGATAG
- a CDS encoding F0F1 ATP synthase subunit delta, which translates to MSEEVVAKRYARALFEIAAEQQTLEAFAQDLELIGDSLLGDKDISSFLTHPKVDVNVKKATLKKAFEGKVSPDVLSLLVLLVERGRENILRDVVKSYTAMANEARNVVNATVSTAFPLSAEETADLSAQFGKTIGKTVHMTNVVDPSIIGGLIVRIGDHLFDGSVKGKLLRFKQALVHS; encoded by the coding sequence ATGAGCGAAGAAGTCGTCGCGAAACGATACGCCCGCGCTCTGTTTGAAATTGCAGCCGAACAGCAGACCCTAGAAGCCTTTGCGCAGGATCTGGAATTGATCGGCGACTCGCTTCTGGGAGATAAGGATATTTCAAGCTTCCTCACGCACCCGAAAGTGGATGTCAACGTCAAAAAAGCGACGCTGAAAAAAGCTTTCGAAGGTAAAGTCTCCCCGGATGTACTCTCGCTGCTTGTGCTTCTGGTCGAGAGAGGCCGGGAAAATATTTTGCGCGATGTGGTGAAATCGTATACCGCAATGGCCAATGAAGCCCGCAATGTCGTAAATGCCACCGTCTCGACGGCATTCCCGTTATCCGCCGAAGAAACGGCCGATCTTTCGGCTCAATTCGGCAAAACGATTGGCAAAACGGTTCATATGACCAATGTGGTGGATCCGTCGATCATCGGAGGTCTTATCGTCCGCATTGGCGATCATTTATTTGACGGCAGCGTTAAAGGGAAGCTGTTACGCTTCAAGCAGGCGCTTGTCCACTCTTAA
- a CDS encoding low molecular weight protein arginine phosphatase, with protein MKRILFVCTGNTCRSPMAETILRELARRRNRELEVRSAGVSTVDGLPVSVNAQKVLRRRIGVMAAGTSTALDGGSVGWADLILTMTTDHKRHLLQRFPQAVDKTYTLKEFVDRDEAVLEDIAELETLYTEYQMKQALGQQLTPEERSRLLELERRIPGFDIADPFGGPISSYEQSAAEIEAALQKLLDRLDNL; from the coding sequence TTGAAACGGATATTGTTCGTCTGCACCGGCAATACGTGCCGCTCGCCGATGGCGGAAACGATTCTTCGCGAGCTGGCGCGCAGACGGAACCGGGAGCTCGAGGTCCGTTCCGCCGGCGTATCGACGGTAGACGGGCTGCCGGTTTCGGTCAATGCCCAAAAGGTGCTGAGACGGCGCATCGGCGTCATGGCTGCGGGCACCTCAACGGCGCTCGACGGCGGTTCGGTCGGCTGGGCCGATCTCATTTTAACGATGACGACAGACCATAAACGGCATTTGCTTCAGCGTTTTCCGCAGGCGGTGGACAAGACGTATACGCTCAAGGAATTCGTCGACCGCGACGAAGCGGTGCTGGAGGATATCGCCGAGCTGGAGACGCTGTACACCGAATACCAGATGAAGCAGGCGCTCGGCCAGCAGCTGACTCCGGAGGAAAGAAGCCGTCTGCTGGAGCTGGAGAGGCGCATTCCCGGCTTCGATATCGCCGATCCGTTCGGCGGGCCGATCTCTTCTTATGAGCAAAGCGCCGCGGAAATCGAAGCCGCTCTGCAGAAGCTGCTCGACCGGCTGGACAACTTGTAA
- the atpG gene encoding ATP synthase F1 subunit gamma yields the protein MAKGMRDIKREIKSKQNMKQITKAMEMVAASRLRRAQEAAQAARPYAEKMKEVVSSIAAGTKGVKHPMLQSRPIKKTGYLIITSDRGLAGGYNANLIRKLTSTIRERHKSTDEYVIFVIGRKGRDYFRRRNMPIVEEVTGLPDSPSFADIKSIAGSAVKNFESEAYDELYLYYNEFVNALTQVPTEKRLLPLEDVGGSGNAISNYEYEPSAEEVLEALLPKYAETLIYSALLDGKASEFGARMTAMGNATKNATKMINSLTLTYNRARQAAITQEISEIVAGANAQS from the coding sequence ATGGCTAAAGGCATGCGCGATATTAAGCGGGAAATCAAGAGCAAACAGAACATGAAGCAGATTACGAAGGCGATGGAAATGGTGGCGGCTTCCCGTCTCAGACGCGCTCAGGAGGCCGCTCAGGCAGCTAGGCCGTATGCGGAGAAAATGAAGGAAGTCGTATCGAGCATTGCGGCGGGCACGAAAGGCGTCAAGCATCCGATGCTGCAGTCCCGGCCGATCAAAAAAACCGGCTACCTGATTATTACTTCCGATCGCGGTCTGGCAGGCGGATACAACGCCAACCTCATTCGTAAGCTGACGAGCACCATTCGCGAGCGGCATAAATCGACCGACGAGTACGTCATTTTCGTTATCGGACGAAAAGGGCGCGATTACTTCCGCCGGCGGAATATGCCGATTGTCGAAGAAGTGACCGGTTTGCCGGATTCCCCGTCCTTCGCGGACATTAAATCCATTGCCGGCTCGGCCGTGAAAAATTTCGAATCGGAAGCGTATGACGAGCTGTACCTGTATTACAACGAATTCGTCAACGCGCTGACCCAGGTCCCGACGGAGAAACGCCTGCTTCCGCTGGAGGATGTCGGCGGCAGCGGCAATGCCATTTCGAATTACGAATATGAGCCGTCGGCTGAGGAAGTTCTCGAGGCTCTGCTTCCCAAATATGCGGAAACGCTGATTTACAGTGCGCTGCTCGACGGCAAGGCGAGCGAGTTCGGCGCCCGGATGACGGCGATGGGCAATGCGACGAAGAACGCGACAAAGATGATCAACAGCTTGACGCTGACGTATAACCGCGCTCGTCAGGCGGCGATTACGCAGGAGATTTCCGAGATCGTGGCGGGCGCGAATGCGCAGTCTTAA
- the atpF gene encoding F0F1 ATP synthase subunit B — protein MTIGNLHLEYGTMLVQLICFVILLFLVIKFAMKPAMRVLNERQNHIHAQITGAEEANKKAASLVEEQLAKLEEAKREAQAIIEQAKKQKDAEGDQIIKAAQERAERLIKDAASEIENEKNRAIAELREQVGTLSVLLASKIIENEVDDKYNGAMINDFLKQVEGRV, from the coding sequence TTGACGATCGGGAATCTTCACCTGGAGTACGGCACCATGCTGGTGCAGCTGATCTGTTTTGTGATCCTGCTGTTCCTCGTCATCAAATTCGCCATGAAACCGGCGATGAGAGTGCTGAACGAACGGCAAAACCATATTCATGCCCAAATTACCGGGGCTGAAGAAGCAAACAAGAAAGCTGCGAGCCTTGTCGAAGAGCAGCTGGCCAAGCTGGAAGAGGCGAAGCGCGAAGCGCAAGCCATTATCGAGCAGGCGAAAAAACAAAAGGATGCCGAAGGCGATCAGATCATCAAGGCTGCGCAGGAGCGCGCCGAACGATTGATCAAGGACGCCGCTTCGGAAATCGAGAACGAGAAGAACCGGGCGATTGCCGAGCTTCGCGAGCAAGTCGGCACGTTGTCCGTTTTGCTGGCTTCGAAGATCATCGAGAACGAAGTCGACGACAAGTATAACGGCGCGATGATTAACGATTTTCTTAAGCAGGTGGAGGGCCGGGTATGA
- the atpA gene encoding F0F1 ATP synthase subunit alpha: protein MSIRPDEISKLIKEQIQQYKSEVQVVDVGTVVQVGDGIARVHGLETAMSGELLEFSNGVVGMALNLEESNVGVVILGPYTEIREGDEVKRTGRIMEVPVGEELLGRVVNPLGQPVDGKGPINTTQFRPVESPAPGVIDRKSVHEPMQTGIKAIDAMVPIGRGQRELIIGDRQTGKTAIAIDAIINQKGNGVKCIYVAIGQKQSTVANVVETLRRNGALDYTIVVTAAASEPAPLLFLAPYAGCAMGEYFMYKGEHVLVIYDDLTKQAAAYRELSLLLRRPPGREAYPGDVFYLHSRLLERAAKLNDENGGGSLTALPFIETQASDVSAYIPTNVISITDGQIFLEADLFFSGQRPAINVGISVSRVGGSAQIKAMKKVAGTLRLDLAAYRELAAFSQFGSDLDRSTLARLNRGVRTMEILKQGVNLPMPVEKQVISIYTAVKGHLDDIPVADVLRFEREFLSFIESSHPEIAASIRDTKDLTDSNEQALIDAITRFKKGFAVTA from the coding sequence TTGAGTATCCGACCTGATGAAATCAGCAAGCTGATTAAAGAACAAATTCAACAATATAAATCCGAAGTTCAAGTGGTCGACGTCGGAACCGTCGTACAAGTCGGCGACGGTATCGCGCGCGTCCACGGTCTGGAAACTGCGATGTCAGGCGAGCTTTTGGAGTTTTCCAACGGTGTCGTGGGCATGGCCCTGAACCTGGAAGAGAGCAATGTCGGTGTCGTTATCCTCGGACCGTACACCGAAATTCGCGAAGGCGACGAAGTGAAACGTACCGGCCGCATTATGGAAGTGCCTGTCGGAGAAGAACTGCTCGGCCGCGTCGTCAACCCGCTCGGCCAGCCGGTTGACGGCAAAGGCCCGATTAATACGACCCAATTCCGGCCGGTTGAATCTCCCGCTCCGGGCGTTATCGACCGGAAGTCGGTTCACGAGCCGATGCAGACCGGCATCAAGGCTATCGATGCGATGGTTCCGATCGGCCGCGGTCAGCGCGAGCTGATTATCGGCGACCGTCAAACAGGTAAAACCGCAATTGCGATTGATGCCATCATCAATCAAAAAGGCAATGGCGTGAAATGTATTTACGTGGCCATCGGCCAGAAGCAATCCACCGTTGCGAACGTGGTGGAGACGCTTCGCCGGAACGGGGCGCTCGATTACACGATCGTCGTTACGGCAGCCGCATCCGAACCGGCACCGCTGTTGTTCCTGGCGCCGTACGCAGGCTGTGCGATGGGCGAATATTTCATGTACAAAGGCGAGCACGTGCTCGTTATTTATGACGATTTGACCAAGCAAGCAGCGGCATACCGCGAATTGTCCCTGCTGCTCCGCCGTCCTCCGGGCCGGGAAGCTTACCCGGGCGACGTATTCTACCTGCACTCCCGTTTGCTGGAACGCGCTGCGAAACTTAACGATGAGAACGGCGGCGGTTCGCTGACGGCACTACCGTTTATTGAAACGCAGGCATCCGACGTTTCGGCTTATATTCCGACGAACGTGATCTCGATTACGGACGGTCAGATCTTCCTGGAAGCAGACCTGTTCTTCTCCGGACAACGTCCGGCGATTAACGTCGGTATCTCCGTCTCCCGCGTAGGCGGATCGGCGCAAATCAAAGCGATGAAGAAGGTAGCCGGTACGCTTCGTCTTGACCTTGCGGCATACCGCGAGCTGGCGGCATTCTCGCAATTCGGCTCCGACCTCGACAGATCGACGCTTGCGCGTCTGAACCGCGGCGTTCGTACGATGGAAATTTTGAAGCAGGGCGTGAACCTGCCGATGCCCGTTGAGAAGCAGGTCATCTCGATCTATACGGCGGTTAAAGGCCACCTGGACGACATTCCGGTTGCCGACGTTCTCCGTTTTGAACGGGAGTTCCTTTCGTTCATCGAGTCGAGCCACCCGGAAATCGCGGCTTCGATCCGCGATACGAAGGACTTGACGGACAGCAACGAACAGGCGCTGATCGACGCCATCACGAGGTTCAAGAAAGGCTTTGCCGTAACGGCTTAA
- the upp gene encoding uracil phosphoribosyltransferase — MGKLTICDHPLIQHKLTHIRDKQTNTKNFRELVDEVATMMAYEITRNLPLEPAPVSTPVADAVGKVIAGRKLGLVPVLRAGLGMVDGILKLIPAAKVGHIGLYRDPDTLSPVEYYVNLPTDATERLLVVVDPMLATGGSACAAVQTLKDRGCTQIVLMCLIAAPEGVKAVQDKHPDVDIFVAAVDEKLNEHGYIVPGLGDAGDRMFGTK, encoded by the coding sequence TTGGGCAAACTGACGATTTGCGACCATCCGCTTATTCAGCACAAGCTGACGCATATCCGCGACAAGCAGACGAATACGAAAAATTTCCGCGAGCTCGTCGACGAAGTGGCGACGATGATGGCTTATGAAATCACGCGAAATTTGCCGCTTGAGCCGGCTCCGGTTTCCACGCCGGTGGCGGATGCGGTCGGCAAGGTCATTGCCGGACGCAAGCTCGGGCTGGTTCCCGTGCTGCGCGCGGGGCTCGGCATGGTGGACGGCATCCTGAAGCTGATTCCGGCGGCGAAGGTCGGCCACATCGGATTGTACCGCGATCCCGATACGCTGAGCCCGGTCGAATATTACGTCAATCTTCCGACGGATGCGACCGAGCGGCTGTTGGTCGTCGTCGATCCGATGCTTGCGACCGGCGGCTCCGCCTGCGCGGCCGTTCAGACGCTGAAGGACCGGGGCTGCACGCAAATTGTGCTGATGTGCCTCATCGCCGCGCCCGAAGGCGTAAAGGCGGTGCAGGACAAGCATCCCGACGTCGATATTTTTGTCGCCGCGGTTGACGAGAAGCTGAACGAACACGGGTATATCGTACCCGGACTCGGGGATGCCGGCGACCGGATGTTCGGCACAAAATAA
- the atpB gene encoding F0F1 ATP synthase subunit A encodes MEEPLSPTREWLGMVFDWSTCLMMVVTCALVFLIIYLGTRRMTSKTPKGMQNFLEWVIDFVRGIAGQMMDTKTAERYVGLGLTLFLYVFIANQLGLILNFVTVHPHPSAAIGITQSLIDEAVSGGVHVNWWKSPTATISIPVALAIIILLYTHWLGLRRGVGSYLKSYVSPHWALLPLNLVEELSKFLSFPLRLFGNIFAGEVLLWVLLPTIVMGGLSTVMAIPLIIWIGYSIFVGAIQAFIFTMLTMVYISHRVSHHSH; translated from the coding sequence ATGGAAGAACCACTAAGTCCCACGCGAGAGTGGCTGGGAATGGTATTTGACTGGTCGACCTGCCTTATGATGGTCGTTACCTGCGCGCTTGTATTTCTTATTATTTATCTGGGAACCCGTCGAATGACGAGCAAGACGCCGAAAGGCATGCAAAATTTTCTCGAGTGGGTCATTGATTTCGTCCGCGGTATCGCCGGACAGATGATGGACACCAAAACCGCGGAACGTTATGTCGGACTCGGGCTGACGCTTTTCCTTTACGTGTTCATTGCCAACCAGCTCGGTTTGATTCTCAATTTCGTTACGGTTCACCCGCATCCAAGCGCAGCGATCGGCATTACGCAGTCCCTTATTGACGAAGCCGTTTCTGGCGGAGTTCACGTCAACTGGTGGAAATCGCCGACTGCGACCATCAGTATTCCGGTTGCGCTGGCGATCATCATTTTGCTGTATACGCATTGGCTCGGTCTGCGGCGCGGAGTAGGCTCCTATCTGAAAAGCTATGTATCGCCTCACTGGGCGCTACTGCCGCTTAACCTTGTGGAGGAGCTGTCCAAATTCTTGTCCTTCCCGCTGCGGCTCTTCGGCAACATCTTTGCCGGCGAAGTTCTGCTTTGGGTGCTGCTGCCGACGATTGTCATGGGCGGGCTGTCCACGGTCATGGCGATACCGCTCATCATCTGGATCGGCTACTCGATTTTCGTCGGTGCGATTCAGGCGTTCATTTTCACGATGCTGACGATGGTTTACATTTCTCACCGCGTGAGTCATCATTCCCATTAA
- a CDS encoding manganese efflux pump MntP family protein: MAWTGVLTGQLLTLLIMALALGMDAFSLGIGIGMRGIRLRDVLKLSTMIGLFHIIMPLAGIVAGQYVSTLLGGVATTVAGGLLLLLGGHMVYSSLRGDAVLSINHRTAWGMLLFALSVSIDSFSVGISLGVFAANVLLTVLLFGLFGGAMSILGLLLGRRVSSSLGEYGEACGGVILLTFGLLFLF, translated from the coding sequence ATGGCCTGGACGGGAGTGCTGACCGGACAGCTTCTGACGCTGCTGATCATGGCGCTGGCGCTTGGCATGGATGCCTTTTCGCTCGGCATCGGCATCGGGATGAGAGGCATCCGCCTCCGCGACGTTTTAAAGCTGAGCACGATGATCGGGCTGTTTCATATCATCATGCCGCTCGCCGGAATCGTTGCGGGTCAATATGTCAGCACCCTGCTCGGCGGCGTAGCGACGACCGTCGCCGGCGGTCTGCTGCTGCTGCTCGGCGGACATATGGTCTACAGCTCCCTGCGCGGAGACGCGGTCCTGTCGATTAACCACCGGACGGCATGGGGCATGCTGCTGTTCGCGCTGAGCGTCAGCATCGATTCGTTCTCCGTCGGCATTTCACTCGGCGTATTCGCAGCTAACGTGCTGCTTACGGTACTGCTTTTCGGCTTGTTTGGCGGCGCCATGTCGATTCTCGGCCTGCTGCTCGGCCGGCGCGTCAGCTCCTCCCTCGGCGAATACGGGGAAGCGTGCGGCGGCGTCATTTTGCTCACCTTCGGCCTTTTATTTTTGTTTTAA
- the wecB gene encoding non-hydrolyzing UDP-N-acetylglucosamine 2-epimerase, whose translation MKKLNVMTVFGTRPEAVKMAPLVLELEKHPEHIESIVCVTAQHRQMLDQVLDFFNIKPKYDLNVMKDRQTLMETTLRVLQGLEPALKEAKPDIVLVHGDTHTTFLASYAAFLQQIQVGHVEAGLRTWNKLSPYPEEMNRQLAGVLSDIHFAPTDQAADNLRKENKPESAIYVTGNTAIDVFQYTVDRAFAHPVLDWAKGRRMILMTAHRRESLGEPHRNIFRAVKRIADEFEDVAVVYAVHLNPAVREPANEILGGHPRVKLVDPLDVFEMHNFFPHTYMIMTDSGGLQEEAPTFGVPTLVLRDTTERPEGIKAGTLELAGTDEEHVYERARALLTDKELYDRMSGASNPYGDGQASKRIVGAILHHFGRGQRPESFNS comes from the coding sequence TTGAAAAAGCTGAACGTAATGACTGTCTTCGGCACGCGCCCGGAAGCTGTGAAAATGGCTCCGCTCGTGCTCGAGCTCGAAAAGCACCCGGAACACATCGAATCGATCGTATGCGTGACGGCGCAGCACAGGCAGATGCTGGACCAGGTGCTCGATTTCTTCAACATCAAGCCGAAATACGACTTGAACGTGATGAAGGACCGCCAAACGCTGATGGAAACGACGCTTCGGGTGCTTCAGGGGCTCGAGCCCGCATTAAAGGAAGCGAAGCCGGATATCGTGCTCGTCCACGGCGATACGCATACGACCTTTCTGGCCAGCTATGCGGCCTTCCTCCAGCAAATCCAGGTCGGGCACGTGGAAGCCGGTCTCAGGACGTGGAACAAGCTTTCCCCTTACCCGGAGGAGATGAACCGGCAGCTGGCCGGTGTGCTGTCGGATATTCATTTTGCGCCGACGGACCAGGCCGCGGATAACCTGCGCAAGGAAAACAAACCGGAATCGGCGATTTACGTAACCGGCAATACGGCAATCGATGTTTTCCAATATACGGTCGACCGGGCGTTCGCGCATCCCGTCCTCGATTGGGCGAAAGGCAGGCGAATGATTCTGATGACGGCGCACCGCCGCGAGTCGCTCGGCGAACCGCATCGGAACATTTTCCGCGCGGTCAAGCGGATTGCCGACGAGTTCGAGGATGTCGCCGTCGTTTATGCGGTCCACTTGAACCCGGCCGTGCGCGAACCCGCAAACGAAATTCTCGGCGGCCATCCCCGCGTCAAGCTGGTCGACCCGCTGGACGTATTCGAAATGCACAATTTTTTCCCGCATACGTATATGATTATGACGGATTCCGGCGGGCTTCAGGAGGAAGCGCCTACCTTCGGGGTGCCGACCCTCGTGCTCCGCGATACGACGGAACGGCCGGAAGGGATCAAAGCTGGAACGCTGGAGCTTGCGGGCACTGACGAGGAGCACGTGTACGAACGGGCCCGCGCGCTGTTGACCGACAAAGAGCTGTATGACCGGATGAGCGGCGCGTCCAATCCGTACGGCGACGGACAAGCCTCCAAACGGATTGTCGGCGCGATTTTACATCATTTTGGCAGGGGCCAGAGACCCGAGTCGTTCAATTCATGA
- the glyA gene encoding serine hydroxymethyltransferase yields MENLRKQDPELVKALGLELQRQRDNIELIASENIVSEAVLEAMGTVLTNKYAEGYPGKRYYGGCEHVDIVEDIARDRAKELFGADHANVQPHSGAQANMAVYLAALKPGDTVLGMNLAHGGHLTHGSPVNASGLLYNFVAYGVNENTFTIDYEEVRKTAFKHRPRLIVAGASAYPRTIDFEKLGKIATDVGALFMVDMAHIAGLVAAGLHPNPVPHAHFVTTTTHKTLRGPRGGMILCTKPWAQAIDKAVFPGTQGGPLMHIIAAKAVSFGEALQPSFKTYAQNVIDNAKALSEALVVHGLNLVSGGTDNHLMLIDLRNLNITGKDAEHVLDSVQITVNKNAIPFDPTSPFITSGIRIGTPAATSRGMGVDAMKTIAEVIAMTLKNPKDEAVLAKARGMVRDLTAQYPLYPQLNY; encoded by the coding sequence ATGGAAAACCTGCGTAAACAAGATCCCGAACTGGTGAAAGCGCTCGGTCTCGAGCTGCAGCGCCAGCGCGACAACATCGAGCTGATCGCTTCCGAGAACATCGTCTCCGAAGCGGTGCTGGAAGCGATGGGCACCGTGCTCACGAACAAATACGCCGAAGGCTATCCGGGCAAACGGTATTACGGCGGCTGCGAGCACGTCGATATCGTCGAGGATATCGCCCGCGACCGTGCGAAAGAGCTGTTCGGCGCCGATCATGCCAACGTTCAGCCGCATTCCGGCGCGCAGGCGAATATGGCGGTTTATCTCGCGGCGCTGAAGCCGGGCGATACGGTGCTCGGCATGAACCTCGCGCACGGCGGCCACCTGACGCATGGCAGCCCGGTCAACGCCTCGGGCCTGCTGTATAATTTCGTCGCTTACGGCGTAAACGAAAACACCTTTACGATCGACTATGAAGAAGTCCGCAAAACGGCATTTAAGCATCGTCCGCGCCTGATCGTCGCCGGCGCATCCGCTTATCCGCGCACGATCGATTTCGAGAAGCTCGGCAAAATCGCGACTGACGTCGGAGCCTTGTTTATGGTCGACATGGCCCATATTGCCGGACTCGTCGCTGCGGGCCTGCATCCGAATCCGGTGCCGCATGCGCATTTCGTCACGACCACGACGCACAAAACGCTGCGCGGACCGCGCGGCGGCATGATTCTCTGCACGAAGCCGTGGGCGCAGGCGATCGATAAAGCGGTTTTCCCGGGCACCCAGGGCGGCCCGCTGATGCACATTATCGCGGCAAAAGCCGTTTCCTTCGGCGAGGCGCTTCAGCCGTCGTTCAAAACCTATGCGCAGAACGTCATCGACAACGCCAAAGCGCTGTCGGAAGCATTGGTCGTACACGGCTTGAACCTCGTGTCCGGCGGTACGGACAACCACCTGATGCTGATTGATCTGCGGAACCTGAACATTACCGGCAAGGATGCCGAGCATGTGCTCGATTCCGTCCAAATTACGGTCAACAAAAACGCCATCCCGTTTGATCCGACGAGCCCGTTTATTACGAGCGGCATTCGTATCGGCACGCCGGCGGCGACTTCGCGCGGCATGGGCGTCGACGCGATGAAGACGATCGCCGAGGTGATCGCGATGACGCTGAAAAATCCGAAGGACGAAGCCGTCCTCGCCAAAGCGCGCGGCATGGTCCGGGATTTGACGGCGCAGTATCCGCTCTATCCGCAGCTGAACTACTGA
- a CDS encoding TIGR01440 family protein has translation MSPEWTKVAAEVETIVRELAAAGGLRKGQLLVVGASTSEVLGKRIGTSGTLEAAQAIYAGVDTARRAIGFWPAFQCCEHLNRALVVEREAAERYGLEEVAAVPVPKAGGSMAAYAYRQLANACLVETVQAHAGIDIGDTLIGMHLRRVAVPVRPSIREIGAAHVTMAYTRPKLIGGARAVYTPEQAEAADGTCE, from the coding sequence ATGAGCCCGGAATGGACAAAGGTTGCGGCGGAAGTGGAGACGATCGTTCGCGAGCTTGCGGCGGCGGGCGGTTTGCGCAAAGGCCAGCTGCTCGTCGTCGGCGCGAGCACGAGCGAGGTGCTCGGCAAGCGAATCGGCACCTCGGGCACGCTGGAGGCGGCGCAGGCGATTTATGCCGGCGTCGATACGGCGCGGCGGGCGATCGGGTTTTGGCCCGCGTTTCAATGCTGCGAGCATTTGAACCGGGCGCTCGTGGTCGAGCGCGAGGCGGCCGAGCGGTACGGGCTCGAGGAAGTGGCGGCCGTCCCGGTTCCGAAAGCCGGCGGCTCGATGGCCGCTTACGCGTACCGGCAATTGGCGAATGCCTGCCTGGTCGAAACGGTGCAGGCGCATGCCGGCATCGATATCGGCGACACGCTGATCGGCATGCACCTTCGGCGCGTGGCGGTGCCGGTCCGGCCGTCGATCCGCGAAATCGGCGCGGCGCACGTCACGATGGCGTATACGCGGCCGAAGCTGATCGGCGGAGCGAGGGCGGTCTATACGCCGGAGCAAGCCGAAGCGGCTGACGGAACGTGCGAGTAG
- the rpiB gene encoding ribose 5-phosphate isomerase B, with product MKIAIGADHAGYRLKDEIVPFIQSLGHEVTDVGCHCDQSVDYPDYALPACELVVSGKADRGILICGTGIGMSIAANKVAGIRCALVHDLFSAKATREHNDTNVLAMGERVIGPGVAQEIVRLWLETPFSNGERHRGRIDKVARIEAGSAIHP from the coding sequence ATGAAAATCGCCATCGGTGCCGACCATGCCGGTTACCGGCTCAAAGACGAAATCGTCCCGTTCATCCAATCGCTCGGGCATGAAGTGACCGACGTCGGCTGCCATTGCGACCAATCGGTCGATTACCCGGACTACGCGCTCCCGGCTTGCGAGCTGGTCGTCTCCGGGAAGGCGGACCGCGGCATTCTCATTTGCGGCACCGGCATCGGCATGTCGATCGCCGCGAACAAAGTGGCGGGCATCCGCTGCGCCCTGGTGCACGACCTGTTCTCGGCCAAAGCGACGCGGGAGCATAACGACACGAACGTGCTGGCGATGGGCGAGCGAGTGATCGGCCCCGGCGTGGCGCAGGAAATCGTCCGGCTGTGGCTGGAAACGCCGTTCTCGAACGGCGAACGCCACCGCGGCCGGATCGACAAGGTGGCGCGCATCGAAGCGGGCAGCGCCATTCATCCTTAA